ACTTGTCGATGCTGATACACTTATAATTCTTTCAGATATAGATGGGCTTTACACGGCAAATCCAGCAAAGGACAAAAATGCGCGCCTTCTCGATGAAGTGACTCATATTACAGCTGAAATTGAAAAAATGGCTGGTGGTGCAGGTACTTCGATGGGAACTGGGGGCATGAGTACAAAAATAAAAGCAGCTAAAATTGCTGTAAATTCAGGTACTACAATGGTGATTGCTTCGGGAGCACAACGCAATATTTTGCGTCGTTTGCTTTCAGGTGAAGTATTAGGTACGATTTTTCCAGCGAAAGAAGTTCATCTTAAACGTCGTAAATCATGGTTAGCTTTTGGTAAACCAATATCTGGTGATATTATTATTGATGAAGGTTGTAAAAAAGCTGTATTAGCAGGTTCAAGTTTATTGGCGGTAGGTGTAAAAGCTGTCAGTGGCAACTTTGATATCGGAAATACAGTGCGTATTATAACTGAAGATGGTAGTGAAATTGCCCGCGGTAGTGTAAATTATTCATCAGTAGCAATACAAACAATAAAAGGTCATCATACAAGCGAATTTAAAACACTTCTGGTTAATGCAAATTATCCACTTTCAGAAGAAGTTGTTCATCGTGATAATATGGTTATTATGATTTAATTTGTTAATGAAGGTGATTTTATGGATTTAGATATTAATACAATCGTTACAGAGCAGGCAAAAGCCGCTAAAAAAGCTTCTAAAAAATTAGCATTGCTTTCTTCTGCTGAAAAAAATAAAGCACTTTATGCCATGGCTCATGCACTAGAAACAAAAACACCAATAATCTTAAAAGCTAATATGCTTGACATGGAAGATGGTCGTCAAAAAGGATTATCCGCTGCCATGTTAGATAGATTGCTTTTAACAACGGAACGTATTGCTCAAATGGCAGATGGACTGCGCCAAATAGCAAGTCTTGATGACCCTATTGGCAATGGTATAATGTCACATCGTCGTCCTAATGGGCTTGATATACGTTGTATTCGCGTGCCACTTGGATTAATTGGCATTATTTATGAAGCAAGACCGAATGTTACAGCTGATGCTATTGGTCTTTGCTTAAAATCTGGCAATGCTGTTATTTTGCGTGGTGGTTCGGAAGCAATAAAATCGAATACTATTTTAGCGTCAATCTTAGCAGAAGCAGCACATAGTGCTGGAATTCCAGAAGGTGCTGTTCAATTTGTAAAAATCACTGACCACAGTGCAGTTGATGTG
The window above is part of the Megamonas hypermegale genome. Proteins encoded here:
- the proB gene encoding glutamate 5-kinase, with the translated sequence MSSREQLQQAKRIIVKVGTSTLNYATGKLNIEKIELLVRELSDLANQGREIILVSSGAVGAGLERMKMKERPKTIPEKQALAAVGQGILMHLYEKLFAEYGQTVAQVLLTKENSRQYSQFINSRNALLTLLNMGVIPIINENDAVAVDELKIGDNDTLSATVATLVDADTLIILSDIDGLYTANPAKDKNARLLDEVTHITAEIEKMAGGAGTSMGTGGMSTKIKAAKIAVNSGTTMVIASGAQRNILRRLLSGEVLGTIFPAKEVHLKRRKSWLAFGKPISGDIIIDEGCKKAVLAGSSLLAVGVKAVSGNFDIGNTVRIITEDGSEIARGSVNYSSVAIQTIKGHHTSEFKTLLVNANYPLSEEVVHRDNMVIMI